The Atribacterota bacterium genomic sequence TTATCCGTATCAATCAAATTCTTATTTATTTTTTTTGCCAGGGCGCAGGCTACTGTACTTTTACCTGTTCCCATAAAACCGGTAATAAAGATATTATCTTTTAACAATTTCTTACCCTTTCTAGATAGCTATTATAATTAGCTATAATCTCATCCAGGGAATCACCGGCAAATTTTTCAATAAAGGAAGATGCGAGCTCCCAACTAACCACTGCTTCCCCAACAACACTTGCTGCCGGCAGCACACAGGTATCAGATCTCTGGTAATCTGCAGTGGTTTCTTTTTTGGTCTTCAAATCTACTGAAGCAAGAGGTCTGAGTAAAGTCGGTATAGGTTTTACATAAGCTCGCACAACAATATCTTCTCCATTGGTAATTCCTCCCTCAATACCTCCTGCCCAATTTTTCCTGCGATAATAGCATGTCCGGTTAAGTTGATTTCCTTCTTCTTTCTGCAGGAAAATTGCATCTTGAACCGTTGAGCCTCGTTTTTCTGAGCCCCTTATCCCTTCACCTATCTCAACTGCCTTCACACTGGGAACACTCATCAGGGCAGCGGCAATACGTGCATCTATCCTCCGTTCCCAGAACACATGACTTCCAAGTCCTGCCGGAACATTTCTTACAATAATCTCAAACTGTCCTCCCAGGGAATCGCCTTCTTTTTTAGCCTGGTCAATCTCACAACACATTTGGCGGGATATCTCCCGTTCAAGGCAATATACAGGTGAGCAATTAATACTCTCTTTGATTTTTTCTATGTTTTCTTTTTCGGTAAATTTTTTAACTGCCTGCTGTTGGATCTTTGTATTTCCGATTCTAATAACATGACTAAAGGATGTTATGGAAAAATATTCTAATAATTGTTGTCCAATAGAACCTATGGCAACCCGCATTGCAGTTTTCCGGGCACTTGCCCGTTCTAGAATTGGCCGGTAATCTTTTAAACCATATTTAAGTACACCTGCCAGATCAGCATGCCCGGGTCTAGGCACCGTCAATTCCTGTTGATTATCTGTATTCTGATTATCCCAGTCTTTATTTTTTATCATTAGACCTATAGGTGTTCCTATTGTCCTGCCTGAAATCATACCAGATAGAATGGAAATACGATCCTGCTCGATTTTCATCCGAGATCCTCTTCCATACCCGCCTTGCCTTCTTTTTAATTCTCTATTTATTTTTTCTTCGCTTAGAAAAAACCCGTATGGAAATCCTTCAATAATTCCCAGGAGGCATCTGCCATGAGATTCTCCGGCATCTAAAAAACGTAAAATCATAAAACTACCTCTTTTTACAATTACAATTTTTTTGTTCAATCTGTCTTATTGTTTGATTTATTATTTCCCGTTCAGGATAAATTCCAGTCCACAAATAAAAACTTTCTGCAGCTTGGTATACCAGCATTTGCAAACCATTTACTGTTCTGTTTCCATTCATTTCTGCTCTTTGTAACAGGGGTGTTTTATCAGGATAATAAATCAGGTCATAGACAATTATTTCGGGACGAATAATAACTTCCTCTGGCAGCGGGTTCTCGTCAGGGCAATACCAGCTTCCTAAGGGTGTAGTATTTACCAGCAAATCAGTCTCCAAAATTTCTTTTTGTAAACTCTTTGTGCAGAAAGGCAGGCTTCTTATCTCACACTGTGAAAAGTTTTTTCTATACTGCTTTTTTATTTGCCTGGTTCTTTCTTCAGTCCTGTTAAATATTGAAATAACTGAACATCCTTCATCTGCCAGGGCAAAAATAACTGCTCTTGCTGCTCCACCTGCCCCTAAGACCACTGCCTTTTTTCCTATCAGGTTTATATTCAATCCATCTTTTAAGGGAACTTTAAAACCATTACAGTCTGTATTGTACCCTAATATTTTTTCATTCTTATAGACAATTGTATTGATTGCCCCTATATTTCTGGCAACTGAAACAACATCATCAATAAACCTCATAGCCTTTGCTTTAAAAGGAATTGTAATATTTAATCCTTTAATTCCCAATGCTTTTGCCCCTATTATAGCCTTTTCTAAATTATTGCTTTTGATTTGAAAAGGTAAATATGAATAATTTAAGGAATAATAACGAATAAAATTCATATGTATCAAAGGAGATAGGCTATTTTCAATGTGTTCCCCGAGTAAACCAAGGACGAGAGTAACAGTACTCATATTTTTCTCCTTATATTTTTAATTTATTATTTTATTAAAAGCAGGCAAAAAATTTGGATACGAAATATCCATGCATTGTGCATCTTTAATAATAGTCTTCCCTTTTGCATAAGAAGCTGCCACAGTCAGGGACATGGCAATACGATGGTCATTAAAACTATCTACTTCATTTCCCGATAAAGCTGTTGGACCAATTACTTCAAAACCATCATCTCTTTCAATAATATTTGCTCCAATTCTTGATAAACCTTCTATAATAGCTTTTATTCTATCACTCTCTTTTACTCTCAGCTCCTGGGCATCTCTTACAATAGTCTTCCCCCGGGCTAGCGTTGCCAGGACTGCTACCAAAGGCAATTCATCAATAATATTTGCAATGATTTTTTTGTCAATCTGAATTCCTTTTAATCGGCTACCTTTGATACAGACATCTGCTCTGGGTTCATTAGAGATAACTCTTTGATTAACTATTTTTACATTAGCATTCATATCCTGCAAAACCTTTAAAAAACCAATACGAGTAGGGTTAATTCCCACATTTTTTATTGTTATTTCTGAACCTTCTCTAGCACATCCTATCGCCAAAAAATAAGCAGCTGACGAAATATCTCCAGGGATATCAATTTCTGTTCCCATTAATTCTTTTCCAGGTTTTAAATTTATATTATAGCCGGGAGAAGCCTGAATATCTGCCTGCAGAATTTTTAACATCCGTTCAGTATGATCTCTGGTTATCTGCGTTTCTCTAACTGTTGTTGCTTCTCTGGCATATAAACCTGCCAGGAGAATAGCAGATTTAACCTGGGCACTTGCTACTGGTAAAGTATAATCAATTCCCTGTAATGGTTGTCTACCGGTTATATTTAAAGGGGCAAAATTTTCATTAAATAATCCTTTTATTCGGGCATTCATTTGAGATAGTGGCTGAATTACTCTCTGCATCGGTCTTTTCCTGATAGAAACATCTCCATCTAATATACTATCAAATCTTTGTCCACATAGAAGTCCTGATAGCAATCTTATTGTTGTACCGGAGTTGCCGACATCAAGAGTACTCTTAGGAGTTTGTAAGCCTTTCAATCCTTTGCCCTTAATTTTTAATACAGAATCATTTTCCTTGTAAATATTAACACCAAGGGCTTGCATGCAAGATAAAGTATTTCGGCAATCTAATCCATCTAGGAAGTTGCTGATTCTCGATTCTCCCAGTGCGATAGAGCTTAAAATAATTGCGCGATGGGTAATTGATTTGTCACCCGGAACTGTTAAAATACTCTGTATAATATTATTGTCATTACCTTCAATTATGCAATCCAATTTGTATTATCCTTCCTAAATTTTAAACAGAAGTATAACTATGGTGTAAAGTCCTGCCTACTGCCTGTGCAACTGTCCCTAATTCAGATACCAAGTTTTCAAAACAATCCAAATCTAATGATTGAGCTCCATCACTTAATGCCTCTTCCGGGTTAGGATGTACCTCAATAACCAATCCATCTGCACCTGCTGCAACAGCTGCTTTAGACATCGGTTGAACCAATTCCTTTCTCCCGGTGGAATGGCTGGGGTCGACAATTATCGGTAAATGGCTTAATTCTTTTATAGCAGGAATAGCACTCAGATCAAGAGTATTTCTGGTATAAGTTTCAAATGTCCTGATTCCTCTTTCGCATAAGATTACTTTTTTATTTCCTCCAGATAAAATATATTCAGCAGATAGTAGTAATTCTTCAATAGTTGACGATAATCCTCTCTTTAACATTACCGGTTTTTTAATTTTCCCCAGTTCTTTTAGCAGCGTAAAATTTTGCATATTTCTTGCACCAATCTGAAGAATGTCTGCATAATTAGATACCATTTCAATCTGCTCAATAGACATTACCTCAGTAACAATCAGTAGTTCATATTTTCTGGCAGCTTCACTCATTATCTTTAATCCTTGTTCCCCTAGCCCCTGGAAACTATAAGGAGATGTCCGAGGTTTGAAAGCTCCTCCCCGAAGAATTTTAACACCAGCGTTACTTATCCTGTGGGCAATATCAAATATTTGTTCTTCATTTTCAACAGCACAAGGCCCTGCCATAAGCGTTATTTCTTTACCACCAATAGAAACATCATTAATCTTAATTATAGTAGATAATTCTTTGAACTC encodes the following:
- the aroC gene encoding chorismate synthase; this translates as MLRFLDAGESHGRCLLGIIEGFPYGFFLSEEKINRELKRRQGGYGRGSRMKIEQDRISILSGMISGRTIGTPIGLMIKNKDWDNQNTDNQQELTVPRPGHADLAGVLKYGLKDYRPILERASARKTAMRVAIGSIGQQLLEYFSITSFSHVIRIGNTKIQQQAVKKFTEKENIEKIKESINCSPVYCLEREISRQMCCEIDQAKKEGDSLGGQFEIIVRNVPAGLGSHVFWERRIDARIAAALMSVPSVKAVEIGEGIRGSEKRGSTVQDAIFLQKEEGNQLNRTCYYRRKNWAGGIEGGITNGEDIVVRAYVKPIPTLLRPLASVDLKTKKETTADYQRSDTCVLPAASVVGEAVVSWELASSFIEKFAGDSLDEIIANYNSYLERVRNC
- the aroE gene encoding shikimate dehydrogenase, translated to MSTVTLVLGLLGEHIENSLSPLIHMNFIRYYSLNYSYLPFQIKSNNLEKAIIGAKALGIKGLNITIPFKAKAMRFIDDVVSVARNIGAINTIVYKNEKILGYNTDCNGFKVPLKDGLNINLIGKKAVVLGAGGAARAVIFALADEGCSVISIFNRTEERTRQIKKQYRKNFSQCEIRSLPFCTKSLQKEILETDLLVNTTPLGSWYCPDENPLPEEVIIRPEIIVYDLIYYPDKTPLLQRAEMNGNRTVNGLQMLVYQAAESFYLWTGIYPEREIINQTIRQIEQKNCNCKKR
- the aroA gene encoding 3-phosphoshikimate 1-carboxyvinyltransferase; this translates as MDCIIEGNDNNIIQSILTVPGDKSITHRAIILSSIALGESRISNFLDGLDCRNTLSCMQALGVNIYKENDSVLKIKGKGLKGLQTPKSTLDVGNSGTTIRLLSGLLCGQRFDSILDGDVSIRKRPMQRVIQPLSQMNARIKGLFNENFAPLNITGRQPLQGIDYTLPVASAQVKSAILLAGLYAREATTVRETQITRDHTERMLKILQADIQASPGYNINLKPGKELMGTEIDIPGDISSAAYFLAIGCAREGSEITIKNVGINPTRIGFLKVLQDMNANVKIVNQRVISNEPRADVCIKGSRLKGIQIDKKIIANIIDELPLVAVLATLARGKTIVRDAQELRVKESDRIKAIIEGLSRIGANIIERDDGFEVIGPTALSGNEVDSFNDHRIAMSLTVAASYAKGKTIIKDAQCMDISYPNFLPAFNKIIN
- the aroF gene encoding 3-deoxy-7-phosphoheptulonate synthase — protein: MVLVMDARSDEKNLNRITEKLENMGFELQISKGKERIVVGIIGDTRKLISFPFHSYPGVIDVLKVLKPYKLASREFKELSTIIKINDVSIGGKEITLMAGPCAVENEEQIFDIAHRISNAGVKILRGGAFKPRTSPYSFQGLGEQGLKIMSEAARKYELLIVTEVMSIEQIEMVSNYADILQIGARNMQNFTLLKELGKIKKPVMLKRGLSSTIEELLLSAEYILSGGNKKVILCERGIRTFETYTRNTLDLSAIPAIKELSHLPIIVDPSHSTGRKELVQPMSKAAVAAGADGLVIEVHPNPEEALSDGAQSLDLDCFENLVSELGTVAQAVGRTLHHSYTSV